A genome region from Panicum virgatum strain AP13 chromosome 4K, P.virgatum_v5, whole genome shotgun sequence includes the following:
- the LOC120702056 gene encoding uncharacterized protein LOC120702056: MGIKLCFAFVAHPQSNRQAERANAEILKGLKTRTYDELSKHSFGWVDELPTVVWANRTTPSRATGETPFFLVYGAEAVLPAEVTFGSPHVRACQEEDQDARWQQDVLYLEEV, from the coding sequence ATGGGCATCAAGCTGTGCTTCGCCTTTGTTGCTCATCCACAAAGCAACCGCCAGGCAGAGAGGGCCAACGCAGAAATCCTCAAGGGCTTGAAGACCAGGACGTACGACGAGCTGAGTAAGCATAGCTTTGGGTGGGTTGATGAGCTCCCTACAGTCGTCTGGGCTAACAGGACCACCCCGAGCCGTGCAACCGGAGAAACACCATTCTTTTTGGTGTACGGAGCTGAAGCAGTCCTCCCGGCCGAAGTGACTTTTGGAAGCCCCCACGTCAGGGCTtgccaagaagaagatcaagatgcgcGGTGGCAGCAAGACGTCCTCTACCTCGAGGAAGTCTGA